TTCATCGCCAGCAGACGTCTCCTCAGCATCAGTAGATTCCTCCGCATCAGCGGCTTCAGTGGTCTCCGCATCGTCGCTGGTCGAATCCTCATCGGCACTATCAGCCACGACAGCCGAGGACTCCTCATCCTCAGCTGGACGAGCGGCCACAAAGCCAACAGCCAGGAAGGCCAAAAGAGCGACGAGAATCAGGGAACGCATTTTGAAGTTGAGTCTAAGAAGTTATTGCGAAAACTGCTTTCCAATTTCGTGCAGCATTCGGCTTTTTATAGGGAAAGTCTCGCAATTTTTGCCGATTCGTAGAATCTACTACAAAATCTTTATTTGCGCTTTGGTATTTGAACAATTGTCTTAATGGAAAGTTTTACAAGCGTGTATTTTTGgagatattttttttcggaCTACAATAAAAGTTCGTTGCGGGTTTTCTAGATACTTTTTCTGGCCGTAGTTCATTTCCCTGGAGTGGGGGGCGTGTTTAAAATGACTGGACCGATTCCACCCCACTTAGGCCATCTGGGAAAAGGACGATTAGTCGATCGGTTATTGGATCCTGATCCTTGTTCACTGCTGCTGTTCGCAGATGGATGCGCCATCACAGCGGAAATGGTCAGGAAAGCGAGGAGTGCAATCACTCCTAGTACACGCATCTTGATGCTCCTGAATTTCTGCGGTTACTATAGCTTTTTCCCATAAACTGcacattttatataaacaaCGGAGTGTTTGCTTTTATTCTGAAAAGTTGTATCCGCCAAGCTGTGCAATCTGTAAATTGCCGCACACAAAGGCAAATACTGCAGTTTCATCTGACAACTCTTCCGTCACTTGATAATGTGAGTAAAGTGTAATTTAAGAGACATATTGAGGTACTGAAACGAATGTATCACGAACAGCTTGCTTTGCACTAAAAATACCTTGAAAGTTTATGAATTCTGGTGAACGAAGTTATTAAAATTCGCAAAATAATCATTGTTTTATAATATCACTGTGAACGGCAGTCAATGACTGAACAATAACTTAAGATATGTACTATGGTATTGCATTGCAATAAAATTGgcttaaaaatgttattctgTAACACGAGggtttataaatttataaagaaaattattgcggctattaattattattattagaaaaattatttttatacccgttacttgtagagtaaaagggtataccagattcgttgaaaagtatgtaacaggcagaagaaagcaaTCCGACCATATCAAGTATGTAGTATGTACTTAAAGTTTAGAGTTTGTTACTTAAAGTAAAACCACAGAGCCcccaccccgcaccacgcaccgGACCCGGGATCCATTCGCttttccactagctgagtaacaggtatctgATAGTTGGGGCACTCGACTTCAGCGAATGTGTTTGTTGTGCATTCAGGTTAAAAATAACGAAGTTTGATTCATTAAAATACTGGAAGTGAAGCGAAACAGAACACTTTTATCTATCTATTTTTGATCTGTGTATAGACAAGTCCGTTAGGTTAAACCAATGCTGTTAAAAGTATTATATACTTTGTGGCTGTTTTGTAATAGATCCACTtatattgcttttatttttacgttTCCTAGGCATTATATTCAtaggcatttttattttaatattta
This portion of the Drosophila santomea strain STO CAGO 1482 chromosome 3L, Prin_Dsan_1.1, whole genome shotgun sequence genome encodes:
- the LOC120448161 gene encoding 30 kDa salivary gland allergen Aed a 3, producing MRSLILVALLAFLAVGFVAARPAEDEESSAVVADSADEDSTSDDAETTEAADAEESTDAEETSAGDEDSGDDAEESSDDADEEETTTTAAVKKHIRPFWPRFGGHGPVVVRHHRFA
- the LOC120448163 gene encoding uncharacterized protein LOC120448163, whose protein sequence is MRVLGVIALLAFLTISAVMAHPSANSSSEQGSGSNNRSTNRPFPRWPKWGGIGPVILNTPPTPGK